Proteins from a genomic interval of Benincasa hispida cultivar B227 chromosome 7, ASM972705v1, whole genome shotgun sequence:
- the LOC120081030 gene encoding secreted RxLR effector protein 161-like gives MTEAKIVHTPIAHHCKLSLENSPKETNVEHLKQMSTVPYSQSVGSLMYLMISTRPNIACTTSLIGRYMANTGKRHWKATKWIMRYLKGIMSARLLYQQTYDTKSKLIGYVDSDYAEDLDRRRSLSGHIFLYGSCVLSWKATLQSVVALSTTEIEGKRIEVLKIHTSNNASDMLIKAMTQLKLKKYLDIIGFELKDKG, from the exons ATGACAGAAGCTAAAATAGTTCACACTCCAATAGCACATCATTGCAAACTTTCATTAGAGAATTCACCCAAAGAGACAAATGTTGAGCATCTAAAGCAAATGTCTACTGTTCCTTACTCCCAGTCAGTGGGAAGTCTTATGTATCTTATGATTTCTACAAGGCCAAACATTGCATGTACTACTAGTTTGATCGGTAGGTACATGGCTAACACTGGAAAGAGGCATTGGAAGGCTACTAAATGGATAATGAGGTACCTAAAGGGCATTATGAGTGCCAGACTTCTATATCAACAGACTTATGATACTAAATCTAAGCTAATTGGTTATGTTGACTCAGACTACGCAGAGGACCTAGACAGAAGGAGGTCTTTATCAGGTCATATCTTTCTATATGGAAGCTGTGTTCTCAGTTGGAAGGCTACATTACAATCAGTGGTAGCTCTTTCTACCACTGAG ATTGAAGGAAAAAGGATAGAGGTGTTGAAGATTCATACCTCAAACAATGCCTCTGACATGTTGATCAAAGCCATGACCCAgctcaaacttaaaaaatatctgGATATCATCGGGTTTGAGCTGAAAGACAAAGGGTGA
- the LOC120081031 gene encoding uncharacterized protein LOC120081031: MTTSSVQLLASDKLTGDNYVTWKSNLNTILVIDDLMFVLTKKCSSIPNSNANQTVREAYDKWMKANEKARVYILASIFDVLAKKHKSMYTAKEIMESLHGMFGKPSFSLRHDAIKYV, from the coding sequence aTGACTACTTCATCAGTACAATTGTTGGCTTCGGATAAATTAACTGGGGACAATTATGttacatggaaatcaaatttgaatacaatactGGTGATAGACGATTTAATGTTCGTTTTGACAAAGAAGTGTTCTTCCATCCCTAACTCAAATGCAAATCAAACTGTTCGGGAAGCTTATGACAAATGGATGAAGGCAAATGAGAAAGCTCGTGTctacattcttgccagcatatttgatgtcttggctaagaaacatAAAAGCATGtatactgccaaagagattatggaatctctacatGGGATGTTTGGAAAACCGTCATtctccctaaggcatgatgctatcaaatatgtttaa
- the LOC120082098 gene encoding cucumisin-like, which produces MSSSLIFKLVVLFGLFTSLLASSLDSDNDGRKIYIVYLGNKPEDSASTPSHHMRMLEEVVGSTFAPDALLHSYKRSFNGFVVKLTEEEAQKISAKEGVVSVFPNEKKHLHTTRSWDFMGFTKNVPRVKQVESNIVVGVLDSGIWPESPSFSDVGYGPPPAKWKGACQTSANFRCNRKIIGARAYRGDNFFPPGDIRSPRDSDGHGTHTASTVAGGLVNQASLYGLALGTARGGVPSARIAVYKICWSDGCYDADILAAFDDAIADGVDIISLSVGGNKPKYYFNDSIAIGAFHSMKHGILTSNSAGNDGPDYFTIRNFSPWSLSVAASSIDRKLVSNVQLGNKNIYQGYTINTFDLKGKQYPLIYAGNAPNISGGFTGSSSRFCSKNSVDRNLVKGKIVLCDSVLAPATFASLNGAMGVIMNDAGVKDNARSYPLPSSYLGTVAGDNVKTYMDQNKYVSTTRYHFSIDRFPTATIFKSNAVNDTSAPWIVSFSSRGPNPETYDILKPDLTAPGVEILAAWSPIATVSSGVRDPRTTLYNIISGTSMSCPHATAAAVYVKTFHPTWSPAAIKSALMTTATPMNAKLNPQVEFAYGAGHINPLKAVHPGLLYDAYESDYVRFLCGQGYTTAMVRRLSGDNSACSRANSGRIWDLNYPSFALSSTSPHSFNQFFRRTVTNVGSKVSTYRAKVVGAPRGLTITVNPSVLSFNAIGQKKSFTLTIRGSVSQSIVSASLVWSDGYHNVRSPITITSLVTTQNKP; this is translated from the exons ATGTCTTCTTCCCTTATCTTCAAGCTCGTCGTATTATTTGGCCTCTTCACTAGTCTGCTCGCTTCTAGCTTGGATTCTGACAATGATGGTCGAAAG ATTTATATTGTGTACTTGGGGAACAAGCCAGAGGATTCAGCTTCCACTCCTTCGCATCACATGAGAATGTTGGAAGAAGTAGTTGGCAG CACATTTGCTCCAGATGCTCTACTCCATAGCTACAAGAGAAGTTTCAATGGATTCGTGGTGAAGCTCACTGAAGAAGAAGCTCAAAAGATTTCTG CTAAGGAGGGTGTTGTCTCTGTGTTTCCAAATGAAAAGAAACATCTACATACGACAAGATCATGGGATTTCATGGGATTTACTAAAAATGTTCCTCGTGTAAAACAAGTTGAAAGCAACATAGTGGTCGGAGTTTTGGACTCCGGAATTTGGCCAGAGTCTCCCAGCTTTAGTGACGTAGGTTATGGCCCTCCACCCGCTAAATGGAAGGGTGCTTGTCAAACCTCTGCAAACTTTCGTTGCAACAG AAAAATCATTGGAGCTCGAGCATATCGTGGCGACAACTTTTTTCCTCCGGGAGACATTAGAAGTCCAAGAGATTCAGACGGCCACGGGACACACACTGCATCGACGGTGGCGGGTGGTCTCGTGAATCAAGCAAGTTTATACGGTCTTGCGCTCGGCACAGCTAGAGGAGGGGTTCCCTCTGCACGCATCGCTGTGTACAAGATATGTTGGTCCGATGGGTGCTACGATGCCGACATTCTTGCAGCATTCGACGATGCAATTGCCGACGGTGTTGATATCATATCTCTTTCGGTTGGAGGGAACAAACCCAAGTATTACTTCAATGATTCAATTGCCATTGGAGCTTTCCACTCCATGAAGCATGGAATATTGACCTCCAACTCTGCTGGAAATGATGGCCCTGACTACTTCACCATCAGAAATTTCTCTCCATGGTCTCTTTCTGTGGCTGCAAGCTCCATTGACAGAAAGTTGGTGTCAAATGTTCAGCTTGGCAACAAGAATATTTATCAG GGATATACGATTAACACATTTGATCTTAAAGGAAAACAATATCCCCTAATTTATGCTGGAAATGCACCAAATATCTCTGGAGGATTTACTGGCTCCAGCTCCAG ATTTTGCTCCAAAAACTCAGTGGATCGCAACTTGGTGAAGGGAAAAATCGTTCTTTGTGACTCTGTATTGGCTCCTGCAACATTTGCTTCCTTGAATGGCGCAATGGGTGTTATTATGAATGATGCTGGAGTGAAGGATAATGCAAGATCCTATCCCTTGCCTTCCTCCTACCTCGGCACTGTGGCCGGTGACAATGTCAAAACCTACATGGATCAGAACAAGTACGTTTCGACAACACG ATATCATTTTTCAATCGACAGATTTCCAACTGCAACCATTTTCAAGAGTAATGCAGTGAATGATACATCTGCTCCTTGGATAGTTTCTTTCTCCTCTAGAGGTCCCAACCCTGAAACCTACGACATTCTCAAG CCGGATTTGACCGCCCCAGGAGTTGAAATTCTTGCTGCATGGTCTCCGATTGCAACGGTCTCCAGCGGAGTTAGAGATCCAAGGACGACGCTCTATAATATAATTTCGGGGACGTCGATGTCTTGCCCACATGCCACTGCAGCTGCTGTTTATGTGAAAACATTCCATCCCACATGGTCTCCCGCTGCCATTAAATCAGCTCTCATGACAACAG CTACTCCCATGAATGCCAAGCTCAATCCCCAAGTAGAGTTTGCATATGGTGCAGGCCATATCAACCCACTCAAAGCGGTACATCCAGGGTTGTTGTACGACGCATACGAAAGCGACTACGTTAGATTCTTGTGTGGCCAAGGTTACACCACCGCCATGGTTCGCCGCCTCTCAGGCGACAACAGTGCTTGTAGTCGCGCCAACTCCGGCCGAATTTGGGATCTAAACTATCCTTCCTTTGCTCTTTCTTCCACTAGTCCACACTCCTTCAACCAATTCTTCAGAAGAACTGTCACAAACGTTGGCTCGAAAGTTTCAACATATAGAGCTAAGGTTGTTGGCGCCCCACGAGGCCTTACAATCACAGTGAACCCTTCGGTTCTGTCATTCAATGCCATTGGACAGAAGAAATCCTTCACATTGACAATTCGTGGATCTGTTAGTCAAAGCATAGTCTCTGCTTCTTTGGTGTGGAGCGATGGTTATCACAATGTGAGAAGTCCCATCACA ataacatCATTGGTAACAACACAAAACAAGCCCTAA